The DNA window CCCAAACGAAACCCGCCCGAAAGAGAATGCGCGTAATATCTGGAACAGCTATATCGACTGGGGTATGCGCAAACCGATGGAGCATAAAGCCATACGCCGCATGTCCCTGAGCGAACGGATTACCGATGAAACGCGTACCCGGGTTAAAGAGATGTTCCCCGAGCTCAACGAGATATGCCAACTTTCGGTAAAACCCATTTTTCTTAGCGATGCGTATCGCACCTTTGGTGATGCGCTATTTTTGTCACTGGCAGAAACCACTATCGAGTACGCCAGCAACGATCCGCAGCGTGCCAGGGAACTCATTGCATTAGGCTTTGAGGCAATGTGGCAGGCTCTGCATGAGGAAACTATCTGATGGACCATCTCTCGCTGCATCGACAAGCGCACCGTATCGCGCTGGAGCTTCCCTTTATCGAACACTGCTGGCCGTTTGGCCCGGAGTGCGATGTGTTTAAAGTCGGCGGGCGGATTTTTATGCTGACGATGACGGCGCACGGCCGCGCGTTGGTCAACCTGAAGTGCGACCCGCAGAAATCACTGCTTCATCAGGAGATTTACCGCAGCATTGAGCCTGGCTACCACATGAACAAAAAACACTGGATCTCCGTGGTTCCCGGAGAGGATATCAACGAGGGCCTGCTGGCTGAGCTGATTAATGATTCGTGGAACCTGATAGTCGATACACTCAGTAAAAAAGAGCAGCAACGCCTGCGCCCGGGTTGATTTTCAGCGCAGCGCGATAAGTGTTATCGCATTTTTGCCCCTTATCATTTCCCCAACATCGCTGTACTCTTCCTGCACGAAACGCACCCGCAAGGGGTTGTAAACAGTGAGGAAGAGTATGGATATCGTATCGGTTGCCTTAAAGCGCTACTCCACCAAGGCATTTGACGCCGCTAAAAAACTGACTGCCGAGCAGGCGAAAAACCTGAAAACGCTGCTGCAGTACAGCCCGTCAAGCACCAACTCCCAGCCGTGGCACTTTATCGTTGCCAGCAGCGATGAAGGTAAAGCGCGCGTCGCTAAAGCGGCGAGCGGCACCTACGTCTTTAACGAACGTAAAATTCTCGACGCGTCCCACGTGGTGGTTTTCTGCGCGAAAACCGCAATGGATGACGCCTGGCTTGAGCGCGTGGTGAATCAGGAAGAGGCTGATGGCCGTTTTGCTAATGCTGAAGCCAAAGCCGCGAATCACAAAGGTCGCACCTTCTTTGCCGATATGCACCGCAAAGACCTGCACGATGACGACCAGTGGATGGCGAAGCAGGTTTATCTGAACGTTGGCAATTTCCTGCTTGGCGTTGCGGCAATGGGTCTGGACGCGGTGCCGATTGAAGGCGTTGATTTCGCGATTCTCGATGCCGAGTTCGACCTGAAGGCCCAGGGCTACACCAGCCTGGTGGTAGTGCCTGTCGGCCATCACAGCGTTGAAGATTTCAACGCCGCCCTGCCGAAATCCCGCCTGCCGCAGGCAACGACGATCACCGAGATTTAATTCTCTGGTTTTTTTACGCCAGGGTAATCCCCGGATTGCGGCTGTCGCCTTATCCGGGCTACAAAACCACCGACTGTACGAATCCGTAGCCCGGGCAAGGCGCGTCGAGCGCCGCCCCCGGGGATAGACCGCAGTATTTTGCAGCCACCTTAACTACCGCTCCCCTGCGTGCCAGATGCGCTCCGCATAGCGGCCAATCACCGCCAGCGAAACGGCAAGGATCAGGAAGAACACCACCTTGTGCATCCCGTCCCAGAAAAACTCGAAGAAGCGGGTATAGAGGTTGATAGCCAGGAACGTCAGGCCGAAACCGCGCAGCATGCCATCATCGTTTTTCAGACTGATATAAATACAGATCCCTGCCGCTGCAGCGAACAGCAATCCCCATGGCAACAGCTGTCGTTGCGACATGCTGGACCAGCTATCCAGATCGTAATTACCAAAAATCGACAGGATCCACAGAGCGATAAACAGATACGTCAGACCCATCACTTTGCTGACGGTAAACAGCTGGCGCTCGCGTAAATATTTCTGTGCGCCATAGCAGAGCGCGAGCAGCGCGCCGCCGAACAGCACAAAGCGGATCGGATAGCTCATGCCCAGCCAGTAGGCCCCCCATCCCGAGACGTAGCCGGTTTCCGCACCAAACCAGTTACCCAACGACAGCAGGAAAAAAAGCCATACCAGCCCAGAGCGGGCAAAGAAGCCAATCGCGCCGTAAATCACGCATCCGGCCAGGAACAGCGGCGCGATATGGCCGCTGCCGGTATCCAGGCGCTCACCCAGTTGCCATAGCGCCACGGCGGTAAAGACTACGCCAAGAAACAGAATCGCTTCGGTACTGTAGTGCCACTGGGTTTCCCGCCGCTGGCGACGAAATCCCCAACCGTAGCAGGCCGCCGCGAGCAGCGTGGGCAGAATTATCCGCGTCAGCGCCGAGCTGCTGAACAGGCTAAGTAGATACTCAATCAGGTCGCTGTCAGCAAACAGGCTGCCCAGCGCCACCAGCACGCAGGCCAGCGCGGTCCAGAAAGCGTAGCGGCTCAGACGCTGCCAGTCGAAGGGTGAAACGTGCAGCGTTTGCGCCAATCGCTGGCTATCTTCCGGTATTAACTCGCCGCTGTTCTGCCAGGCGTCCAGAGCACGCTGAATGATGCGTTGCTCTTTACGGGTAATATTCATAGGCATTCCTTGTCATTATTGTTTATCCAGCCACGCCAGCGCTTTCTCGGCTGCTTCATCCATCGGTAAATAGACCAGCAGGCGTGAGCCGTTGCGCGGGGCCGAATACCAGTACATCTGCTGCAAGCTAAAGCGTCCAAGTTGCGGATGGTTAAAGTTTTTCACCTGATTCTCCACTCCGCGCACTTCATAGCGCTGATGCCACAGTGCCTCAAACTCAGCCGAAGCGGCGAAAAAGCGCGCCAGTTTATTCTCCCACAGCGGGTCGCCGCGGTGCTCCGCCATCGCCGCGCGAAAGTAAGAGACAAATGTCGCCAGCACATCACGATTTTCGATCCGGCTGCGCCAGGTTTCATTGGTCAGGTACAGATAAATGCAGTTGCGATCCTCTTCCGGGATCGTGGCGAAGTCGATACCCATCAGCCGACAAAAGCTGTCGTTCCACGCCACAATATCGAAGCTCGGCTTCTGAATGCTGGCGGGCTGCGGCATCAGGCTATCAAGCATCCGCCGGGTACCGGGGCTAATGCCTTCGCATACCGTGATCTGAGTGGCCTCCGGCGGAGTCAGCCCGGCCAGTACAAACAGATGCCGGGTCTCCAGCGGGCTACACTGGAGCGCATTCGCCACCCCCACCAGCACCGCCTCAGACGGATTCACTTCCCGCCCCTGCTCCAGCCAGGTGTACCAGGTGACGCCAACATCCGCCAGCATCGCCACCTCTTCGCGACGCAGGCCCGGCGTGCGTCGCCGTCCGACGCGCGGCAGCCCCAGGCGCTGCGGGTCGAGGCTTTCTCGCCGGGCACGTAGAAAAGCCCCCAGTTGCTTACGGCTATCGTCGGGCACGATCGAAAGCGCTTCTCGTTGCGGCATCGTCGTCATAAAACCTCCAGCATGGTAGTACCAATACCAGTATAGACAGGAACTGGTACCCGTTTAAATTATCGGTGATGCTACGGCCATCCGCTGAATGACGCAATGGAGAGATCCGATGAATTCGTCTGCTGTTTCACCCGGCCGCGCCGGTTTATTCCTGCTGTTGACCGGCCAAATGCTGCCGTTGATCGACACCTCGATCACCAACGTCGCGCTGGATTCGATCACCCAATCACTGAATGCCAGCGCCACCCAACTGGAGCTGATTGTTGCGCTATATGGCGTCGCCTTTGCCGTCTGTCTGGCGATGGGCAGCAAACTTGGCGATAACTATGGTCGCCGTCATCTGTTTATGTGGGGCGTAGCGATTTTTGGCGTCGCCTCCCTGCTGTGCGGGATGGCAAATTCCATTCATACCCTGCTGGCGGCACGCACCTTACAGGGAGCCGGTGCAGCGCTGATCGTGCCGCAGATCCTCGCCACTTTGCATATCACCCTGAAAGGCACAGCCCACGCCCGGGCCATCAGCCTGTACGGCGGCATTGGCGGTATCGCGTTTATCGTCGGTCAGATGGGCGGTGGTTGGCTGGTATCGGCGGACATCGCCGGTTTAGGCTGGCGAAATGCGTTCTTTATCAACGTGCCAATCTGCCTGCTGGTGCTGGCTTTTAGCCCGCGCTACGTCCCCGAGACCCGGCGCGAAGCGCATTCGCGTATCGACTGGCAGGGCACTTTCAGCCTTGCGCTGATCCTCTGCTGCCTGTTGTTCCCAATGGCGCTGGGGCCGGAACTGCACTGGCCGTGGGCGCTCCAGCTAATGTTAGTCGCCGTGCTGCCGCTGCTGCTGTGGATGCGAGCCAGCGCGCTGGGCAAACAACAGCGCGGCGAACAACCGTTATTACCGCCCCGCCTGCTGAAGCTCACCAGCATTCGCTTTGGTATGGCCATCGCCCTGCTCTTTTTCAGCGCCTGGTCCGGGTTTATGTTCTGTATGGCGCTGACCATGCAGGCAGGCCTGGGGATGGCGCCATGGCAGTCCGGCAACAGCTTTATCGCCCTCGGCGTGGCCTATTTCATCTCTGCGCTGTACGCGCCGAAGCTGATTGCCCGCTACACCATGGGGCGCATCCTGCTGATTGGCCTGTCGGTGCAGATTGTCGGCCTGCTGCTGCTGAGCGCCACGTTTTATCACCTCGGAACCCAAACCTCTACTCTGGCTCTGGTGCCGTCCACAGTGCTTATCGGCTATGGGCAGGCGCTGATCGTCAATAGCTTTTACCGCATCGGAATGCGCGATATCAGCGCCTGTGACGCCGGGGCCGGGAGTGCGATTCTCAGCACCCTGCAACAGGCGACGCTGGGACTTGGCCCGGCGATTCTTGGTTCGCTATTTTTAACCCTCGCCCACCGCAGCGGCGGCGACTATCCGCAGGCGTTAATCGATTTTCTGGCGGTTGAGGTGGTGATGATGCTGATATTGGGCGCCATCGCACTATGCCTGCGCCATCATCTGAACGTGCATCCGGCGGTAGCGGCTTCATAATTCACATCTGCGTAACCTGCGATTTGCATAATAGTCATCCAGCGGTCATCATAACCGCTGGATGTAAAGGAGACGTTATGCAGGAATTAATATCGCAAATCGCCGCATTAGGCATCGAAATAACCCCCACCACTTCACTCATTATTATCTTCGGCATTATTCTTCTGACGGCAGTTGTCGTTCACCTTATTCTGCACAAAGTGGTGCTGCGTACCTTCGAAAAGCGGGCG is part of the Klebsiella huaxiensis genome and encodes:
- a CDS encoding MFS transporter gives rise to the protein MNSSAVSPGRAGLFLLLTGQMLPLIDTSITNVALDSITQSLNASATQLELIVALYGVAFAVCLAMGSKLGDNYGRRHLFMWGVAIFGVASLLCGMANSIHTLLAARTLQGAGAALIVPQILATLHITLKGTAHARAISLYGGIGGIAFIVGQMGGGWLVSADIAGLGWRNAFFINVPICLLVLAFSPRYVPETRREAHSRIDWQGTFSLALILCCLLFPMALGPELHWPWALQLMLVAVLPLLLWMRASALGKQQRGEQPLLPPRLLKLTSIRFGMAIALLFFSAWSGFMFCMALTMQAGLGMAPWQSGNSFIALGVAYFISALYAPKLIARYTMGRILLIGLSVQIVGLLLLSATFYHLGTQTSTLALVPSTVLIGYGQALIVNSFYRIGMRDISACDAGAGSAILSTLQQATLGLGPAILGSLFLTLAHRSGGDYPQALIDFLAVEVVMMLILGAIALCLRHHLNVHPAVAAS
- a CDS encoding DUF2157 domain-containing protein; translated protein: MNITRKEQRIIQRALDAWQNSGELIPEDSQRLAQTLHVSPFDWQRLSRYAFWTALACVLVALGSLFADSDLIEYLLSLFSSSALTRIILPTLLAAACYGWGFRRQRRETQWHYSTEAILFLGVVFTAVALWQLGERLDTGSGHIAPLFLAGCVIYGAIGFFARSGLVWLFFLLSLGNWFGAETGYVSGWGAYWLGMSYPIRFVLFGGALLALCYGAQKYLRERQLFTVSKVMGLTYLFIALWILSIFGNYDLDSWSSMSQRQLLPWGLLFAAAAGICIYISLKNDDGMLRGFGLTFLAINLYTRFFEFFWDGMHKVVFFLILAVSLAVIGRYAERIWHAGER
- the nfsB gene encoding oxygen-insensitive NAD(P)H nitroreductase, which produces MDIVSVALKRYSTKAFDAAKKLTAEQAKNLKTLLQYSPSSTNSQPWHFIVASSDEGKARVAKAASGTYVFNERKILDASHVVVFCAKTAMDDAWLERVVNQEEADGRFANAEAKAANHKGRTFFADMHRKDLHDDDQWMAKQVYLNVGNFLLGVAAMGLDAVPIEGVDFAILDAEFDLKAQGYTSLVVVPVGHHSVEDFNAALPKSRLPQATTITEI
- a CDS encoding helix-turn-helix transcriptional regulator, with the protein product MTTMPQREALSIVPDDSRKQLGAFLRARRESLDPQRLGLPRVGRRRTPGLRREEVAMLADVGVTWYTWLEQGREVNPSEAVLVGVANALQCSPLETRHLFVLAGLTPPEATQITVCEGISPGTRRMLDSLMPQPASIQKPSFDIVAWNDSFCRLMGIDFATIPEEDRNCIYLYLTNETWRSRIENRDVLATFVSYFRAAMAEHRGDPLWENKLARFFAASAEFEALWHQRYEVRGVENQVKNFNHPQLGRFSLQQMYWYSAPRNGSRLLVYLPMDEAAEKALAWLDKQ
- a CDS encoding TetR/AcrR family transcriptional regulator gives rise to the protein MARPKSEDKKQALLEAATAAFAQSGIAASTSAIARSAGVAEGTLFRYFATKDDLLNELYLTIKSGLVQVMVSSLVPNETRPKENARNIWNSYIDWGMRKPMEHKAIRRMSLSERITDETRTRVKEMFPELNEICQLSVKPIFLSDAYRTFGDALFLSLAETTIEYASNDPQRARELIALGFEAMWQALHEETI
- a CDS encoding MmcQ/YjbR family DNA-binding protein, whose product is MDHLSLHRQAHRIALELPFIEHCWPFGPECDVFKVGGRIFMLTMTAHGRALVNLKCDPQKSLLHQEIYRSIEPGYHMNKKHWISVVPGEDINEGLLAELINDSWNLIVDTLSKKEQQRLRPG